The following are encoded together in the Nitrospira sp. genome:
- a CDS encoding site-2 protease family protein: MQGPDWKIGHAFGIPIHVHASWLFVFFFVTWSLATGYLPDVLPGLSEPRYWGMGGVAALLLFVSVLLHELGHSLVALRYRIPITQITLFIFGGVAQMRKEPPHPLAEFLIAIAGPAVSFILAGLCLGVVTLLEWIPSVAPMHGLVALGTLLGMVNTQLGLFNLLPGFPLDGGRALRAGLWAWSKDYYRATSQAALVGLLFGVSFGLFGALLLVGGLSGTTSSSLASSGGWIVLLGAFLFSAARGSRKQAAIRSSLASVPVRELMVANVVALSPDMTVEEAVNQYFLPYGYGGFPVVQDGRLLGVVGVRDVQAVQNSLWAFRRVADIVQTSDDDMVVGPGVSAMQALERMLALGAERLVVVEDGQLLGLVTRASIGHFIEQRHPSGMLSSL, encoded by the coding sequence ATGCAGGGACCGGACTGGAAAATCGGGCATGCCTTCGGCATCCCCATCCACGTGCATGCGTCGTGGCTCTTTGTCTTTTTCTTTGTGACCTGGTCGTTGGCGACCGGGTATCTCCCGGACGTGTTGCCCGGTCTGTCGGAACCGCGCTATTGGGGAATGGGCGGTGTGGCTGCATTGTTGCTGTTTGTGTCCGTCCTGTTGCATGAGCTCGGCCATTCGCTGGTGGCGCTGCGCTACCGGATTCCGATCACGCAAATCACGCTCTTCATTTTCGGCGGGGTTGCACAGATGCGGAAAGAGCCGCCGCATCCCCTGGCTGAATTTCTTATCGCGATCGCCGGTCCGGCGGTGAGTTTTATTTTGGCGGGATTGTGTCTCGGTGTTGTCACGCTCCTGGAGTGGATTCCATCCGTCGCACCCATGCATGGGCTCGTGGCCTTGGGCACGCTCCTCGGAATGGTGAATACGCAATTGGGCCTGTTTAATCTCTTGCCGGGTTTTCCGCTGGATGGCGGGCGTGCCTTGCGGGCTGGACTGTGGGCCTGGAGTAAAGATTATTACCGTGCGACGAGTCAGGCAGCTCTGGTGGGCTTGCTGTTCGGTGTGAGCTTCGGACTCTTCGGCGCCCTGCTGCTCGTCGGCGGCCTGTCGGGCACAACATCCAGCTCCCTCGCCAGCAGCGGGGGATGGATCGTGTTGTTGGGCGCGTTTCTGTTTTCGGCTGCGCGAGGGAGCCGGAAGCAAGCGGCGATTCGTTCATCGCTCGCATCGGTGCCGGTGCGTGAGCTGATGGTCGCCAACGTGGTGGCATTGTCCCCTGACATGACGGTGGAAGAGGCCGTGAACCAGTATTTCCTTCCCTACGGGTATGGCGGATTCCCGGTGGTCCAGGACGGACGCCTCCTGGGGGTGGTGGGGGTGAGGGATGTTCAGGCCGTCCAAAATTCGTTGTGGGCCTTCCGCCGCGTGGCCGACATTGTGCAGACGTCCGACGACGACATGGTGGTAGGGCCTGGTGTCTCGGCCATGCAAGCGCTGGAGCGGATGCTGGCGCTTGGGGCTGAACGTCTCGTGGTCGTGGAAGATGGACAACTGCTGGGTTTGGTCACCCGCGCGTCCATTGGACATTTCATCGAACAACGCCATCCCTCGGGCATGCTCTCCTCCCTCTGA
- a CDS encoding GNAT family N-acetyltransferase gives MRPDDRDAVVEILVSSDPWKRLGFTATDWERIFSPLPVGRDTYVLEVAGVVLGIAILRRKFLFGDYLELLGISPDATGRGLGTRLLSHIESQTFARAHNLFACVSDFNDTARAFYRKQGYKEIGPMPNFLIPDYAEILLRKTSGPARAT, from the coding sequence ATGCGGCCCGACGATCGCGACGCCGTGGTCGAGATCCTGGTGAGCTCCGATCCCTGGAAACGGCTTGGTTTCACCGCCACCGACTGGGAGCGCATCTTTTCGCCACTCCCCGTGGGCCGTGACACGTATGTCCTGGAAGTGGCGGGTGTGGTGCTCGGCATCGCCATCCTGCGCAGAAAATTCCTGTTCGGCGATTATCTGGAATTGTTGGGCATCTCGCCGGACGCCACCGGTCGTGGCCTGGGCACGCGACTCTTGTCCCATATCGAATCGCAGACCTTCGCGCGGGCACACAACCTGTTCGCCTGCGTGTCGGACTTCAATGACACGGCCCGCGCCTTCTATCGCAAGCAAGGCTATAAGGAGATCGGGCCCATGCCCAATTTCCTGATTCCCGACTATGCTGAAATTCTGCTGCGCAAGACGAGCGGCCCAGCGAGAGCAACATAG
- a CDS encoding polysaccharide deacetylase family protein — MFTLACGLYAGEAQAQVIKAGPNSCPAVALTYDLCPVRTASGFDRELIDFLIEHQVPATFFMSGRWMAKHDAEVKQLLGVPFFEIGTHGEVHAHLPMHELEEQQQEIMGPVRLLKTKYGRPASLFRPPYGEYNDVTVEAVKALGLRFILWNIESGDPDPTLSTDAILSRVQKRLKPGSVIVMHANGKGKHTKEVTEALAGSLLGEKGLQAMTVSELLRCNQSTTDSTH; from the coding sequence ATGTTCACCCTCGCCTGCGGCCTCTATGCGGGCGAGGCACAGGCCCAGGTCATTAAGGCCGGCCCGAATTCTTGCCCCGCCGTGGCGCTGACCTATGATCTCTGCCCGGTGCGCACGGCGTCGGGATTTGACCGCGAGCTGATCGACTTCCTCATCGAACATCAGGTGCCGGCAACCTTCTTCATGTCCGGTCGCTGGATGGCGAAGCATGATGCCGAGGTGAAACAGCTCCTGGGGGTGCCCTTTTTCGAGATCGGCACCCATGGCGAGGTCCATGCGCATCTCCCGATGCACGAGCTGGAGGAGCAGCAGCAAGAAATTATGGGGCCAGTGCGCCTGCTGAAAACCAAGTATGGCCGCCCGGCGAGCCTATTTCGACCGCCGTACGGAGAGTACAACGATGTAACGGTCGAGGCTGTGAAGGCGCTCGGCTTGCGATTCATTTTATGGAACATCGAATCCGGCGACCCCGACCCCACGCTCAGCACCGACGCCATCCTGTCGCGCGTGCAGAAGCGTCTGAAACCGGGGAGCGTGATCGTGATGCACGCCAATGGGAAGGGCAAGCACACCAAGGAAGTGACGGAAGCCCTGGCCGGGAGTCTGTTAGGAGAAAAAGGTCTACAGGCAATGACCGTCTCGGAGCTCCTGCGATGCAACCAATCGACGACCGACTCGACACACTGA
- a CDS encoding diaminopimelate epimerase has product MKNGFFRGHGLGNDYVVMDPKELSFTLTPGKIRGICDRHWGLGSDGILALVPSKKADFGLRIYNPDGSEAEKSGNGLRIFARYLHATGKTKKREFTVETKGGLVSIALHVDRHGDAAAATVEMGQATFQPAALPCTLTMEELIQAPIKAAGRSLRFTGVSVGNPHCVVFKKAGEAWTREDLLTLGPALEHHPLFPKRTNVQLAVPTGPKEMFILIWERGAGETQASGSSSCAAASAAVKLGLVKGPVTVKMPGGTLNIKVAGDFSLTMKGPVAEVARGTLSPSFVRGLR; this is encoded by the coding sequence ATGAAAAACGGATTTTTCCGCGGACACGGACTCGGCAATGACTATGTGGTGATGGATCCCAAAGAGCTCAGCTTCACACTCACTCCAGGGAAAATCCGCGGCATCTGTGATCGCCATTGGGGCCTGGGTAGCGACGGCATCCTGGCGCTGGTTCCTTCCAAGAAGGCCGACTTCGGCCTGCGCATTTACAACCCTGACGGCAGTGAGGCCGAAAAGTCCGGCAACGGGCTGCGCATCTTCGCCCGCTACCTGCATGCCACGGGCAAGACCAAGAAGCGGGAGTTCACCGTGGAGACGAAGGGCGGCCTCGTGTCGATCGCACTGCATGTGGACCGCCATGGCGATGCCGCCGCCGCCACCGTCGAGATGGGCCAGGCGACATTCCAACCGGCAGCTCTCCCCTGTACCCTGACCATGGAGGAGTTGATCCAGGCCCCGATTAAGGCAGCAGGCCGATCGCTCCGCTTCACCGGCGTCAGTGTCGGAAATCCTCATTGTGTGGTCTTCAAAAAGGCCGGGGAAGCCTGGACCCGTGAAGACCTCCTCACCTTAGGACCTGCGCTGGAACATCACCCGCTGTTCCCAAAACGGACGAACGTGCAACTGGCCGTACCAACCGGCCCCAAAGAAATGTTCATCCTCATCTGGGAACGTGGCGCCGGCGAAACCCAAGCATCCGGGTCGTCTTCTTGTGCCGCGGCAAGTGCCGCCGTGAAGCTCGGACTGGTCAAGGGCCCAGTCACGGTCAAGATGCCGGGGGGAACGCTCAACATCAAGGTCGCCGGAGATTTCAGCCTGACCATGAAGGGGCCGGTAGCGGAAGTCGCACGTGGGACACTCAGTCCGTCGTTCGTGCGAGGACTTCGCTAA
- a CDS encoding VOC family protein produces MRVTKLLHTRMRVSDMDQTIRFYQNVLGLEVLERKVSPRGSHLAFLKVPNSEELIELCSFPASGPVRVQEDLVHLAFEVANLDNTILHLTSKQVAITDGPTQTSSGSRFIFIDAPDGYEVELIERPPGTALV; encoded by the coding sequence ATGCGAGTCACAAAGTTGCTCCACACCCGCATGCGCGTCAGCGACATGGATCAGACCATCCGCTTCTACCAGAACGTACTCGGCCTGGAGGTGCTGGAACGCAAGGTGTCTCCACGCGGATCGCACTTGGCTTTTTTGAAAGTACCCAACAGTGAGGAATTGATCGAACTCTGCAGCTTTCCCGCGAGTGGGCCTGTCAGGGTGCAGGAAGACCTCGTGCATCTCGCCTTTGAGGTCGCGAATCTGGACAACACCATCTTGCATTTGACGTCGAAACAGGTGGCCATCACCGACGGCCCCACGCAGACCTCTTCCGGAAGCCGGTTCATCTTCATCGATGCGCCGGACGGCTATGAGGTTGAGCTCATCGAACGCCCGCCAGGCACGGCCCTCGTGTAA
- the nuoL gene encoding NADH-quinone oxidoreductase subunit L: MLYTLIPFLPLFSFLIVGIGEQWIKDRAHLVAVPAMVGSFLLSLIALHDVATGQAINVNLYTWLTSGNLDIHIGISIDRLTAVMLILVTTVSTLVHIYTIGYMHGEPGYARFFAYIALFTFSMLMLVMADNLLQLFVFWEAVGLSSYLLIGHWYERPSACAAATKAFLVNRVGDFGFILGLFLVWYSFGSLDYATVFAHAQELSSKTTNLLGPFGGTWDVSVMTMICLLLFTGAVGKSAQVPLHVWLPDAMEGPTPISALIHAATMVTAGVFMVARLSPLYDLSPAALTVVAVIGGITMMLGATIALTQTDIKRVVAYSTMSQLGYMVMACGLGAYGAGMYHLLTHGAFKALLFLGCGSVIIALHHEQDMRHMGGLKDKLPVTYWTFLIGSLALAGFPLTAGFFSKDDLLLSAWSAGPLGQVLTICGLITAGVTAFYSFRLVFVTFWGTSRVDTHHAAHVHEPSTTMTAPLMVLAVLSIVAGYLGIPAFLEPVFHGEGAASHHEGGAALGIMAVATLMGFTGIAAAYYLYVLNPTLPDRLAQQWRAAYELSLHKWYIDEAYDRAFVRPTLSAAQGMWKHVDVAIIDGAVNGVARAIAWGGWFIRLTQSGQTQHYALGMTLGAVVILTVYLLL, translated from the coding sequence ATGCTGTACACGTTGATTCCATTCCTTCCGCTGTTCTCGTTTCTGATCGTCGGGATCGGCGAACAGTGGATCAAAGACCGCGCGCACCTCGTGGCGGTTCCAGCCATGGTGGGATCATTCCTGCTGTCGCTCATAGCTTTGCATGACGTCGCCACCGGCCAAGCCATCAATGTGAACCTATACACCTGGCTGACCTCAGGCAATCTCGATATTCATATCGGCATCTCCATCGATCGGCTAACGGCCGTCATGTTGATCCTGGTTACGACGGTCAGCACCCTCGTGCACATTTACACCATCGGCTATATGCACGGCGAACCGGGGTATGCGCGCTTCTTCGCCTACATCGCCCTGTTCACCTTCTCCATGCTGATGCTGGTGATGGCGGACAACCTCCTGCAGTTGTTCGTGTTCTGGGAAGCGGTCGGACTCTCCTCTTACCTGCTCATCGGACACTGGTATGAGCGACCGAGCGCCTGCGCAGCCGCCACTAAGGCGTTTCTGGTCAACCGCGTCGGCGACTTCGGCTTTATCCTCGGGCTCTTCCTGGTGTGGTATTCCTTCGGCTCGCTCGACTACGCCACCGTCTTCGCGCACGCGCAGGAACTGTCGTCCAAAACCACAAATCTCCTGGGCCCCTTCGGCGGCACGTGGGACGTGTCGGTCATGACCATGATCTGCCTCTTGCTCTTCACGGGAGCGGTCGGCAAATCCGCGCAAGTCCCGTTGCATGTCTGGCTCCCGGACGCCATGGAAGGTCCGACCCCGATTTCGGCCCTCATCCACGCCGCCACCATGGTGACGGCCGGGGTGTTCATGGTGGCGAGGCTCTCTCCGCTTTACGATTTGTCCCCTGCCGCGCTGACGGTGGTCGCGGTGATCGGCGGCATCACGATGATGCTGGGCGCTACCATCGCCCTGACCCAGACTGACATCAAACGCGTCGTGGCCTACTCAACCATGAGCCAACTCGGCTACATGGTGATGGCCTGCGGCTTGGGCGCATATGGCGCCGGCATGTACCATTTGCTGACGCATGGAGCATTCAAGGCGCTTCTGTTTTTAGGCTGCGGCTCGGTCATCATCGCCCTGCACCATGAACAGGACATGCGTCACATGGGCGGCCTGAAAGACAAACTCCCCGTCACCTATTGGACGTTCCTGATCGGCTCCCTAGCCTTGGCTGGTTTCCCACTCACGGCCGGATTTTTCAGTAAGGACGACCTGCTCCTGTCCGCCTGGTCAGCCGGCCCGCTCGGCCAGGTCTTGACCATCTGCGGCTTGATCACCGCCGGCGTCACCGCCTTCTACAGTTTCCGTCTGGTCTTCGTCACCTTCTGGGGCACATCGCGAGTGGATACGCACCACGCCGCCCATGTTCATGAGCCGTCGACCACCATGACGGCCCCGCTGATGGTGTTGGCCGTGCTGAGCATCGTCGCAGGATACTTAGGCATTCCAGCGTTCCTTGAACCGGTCTTTCACGGCGAAGGCGCGGCGTCGCATCATGAAGGAGGCGCAGCCCTCGGCATCATGGCCGTGGCCACGCTGATGGGATTCACCGGCATTGCGGCCGCCTACTATCTCTACGTGCTGAATCCGACATTGCCGGACCGCCTCGCGCAGCAATGGCGCGCCGCGTATGAGTTGTCGCTGCACAAATGGTATATCGACGAAGCCTACGACCGCGCCTTTGTCCGACCGACCCTGTCCGCCGCACAAGGGATGTGGAAACATGTGGATGTGGCGATCATCGATGGGGCAGTCAATGGCGTCGCCCGGGCGATCGCCTGGGGAGGCTGGTTCATTCGCCTCACACAGAGCGGACAAACACAGCACTATGCGCTGGGAATGACGTTGGGTGCCGTCGTCATCCTGACGGTGTATCTACTGCTGTAG
- a CDS encoding NADH-quinone oxidoreductase subunit N, which translates to MSISLQDLLAILPELIVIGAACLVLALDPILETAKKDLLAWLTLGALAMCIGVTSSQMTGRTYAFSNMVILDSYSAFWKLLLYIVTGLTVLLSLAYLKAERLSIGEYYGFILLALAGMMVMVSGADLLTIYLGTELMSLSLYVMAGLKRTEARSLEASAKYFVLGAFSSGILLYGISLLFGLAGSTRLSVISETITMHGTSNPILSLALVMLAVGFGFKLAVVPFHMWTPDVYQGAPTSVTAFMAVASKAASFGAFLRVFVEGLGGASADWSILFTIICLATLALGNLVAIVQTNIKRMLAYSSIAHAGYALIGVVVAGGHRGDGAGGGFASVLLYIAIYSFMTLGAFALIGMLRKEGQESENIEDYAGLAKREPLAAFFMLVFLVSLAGIPPTAGFIGKFYIFMAAVNGGMTWLAVVAVIFAAISAFYYLRIVMVMYMREPEGTAASQSRLETSPALSFVLACALAGVVLLGLFPNGLWSLATHAAPLLK; encoded by the coding sequence ATGAGTATTTCTCTGCAAGATCTTCTGGCGATCCTCCCCGAACTCATTGTCATCGGGGCCGCCTGTCTTGTATTGGCGTTGGACCCTATTCTTGAAACCGCCAAAAAAGACCTGCTCGCCTGGCTGACACTGGGCGCACTGGCCATGTGCATCGGCGTGACGTCCTCGCAGATGACCGGTCGCACCTACGCCTTCAGCAATATGGTGATTCTGGACTCGTACTCGGCATTCTGGAAGCTGCTCCTCTATATCGTGACCGGGCTCACCGTACTCCTCTCGCTCGCCTATTTGAAGGCCGAGCGATTGAGCATCGGGGAGTATTATGGATTCATCCTGCTGGCGCTCGCAGGCATGATGGTCATGGTGTCGGGTGCCGATCTGCTCACGATTTACCTCGGCACGGAGTTGATGTCGCTCTCGCTCTATGTCATGGCCGGACTCAAGCGGACGGAGGCCCGATCACTTGAGGCGTCCGCCAAATACTTTGTCCTCGGCGCCTTTTCATCCGGCATCCTGCTCTACGGGATTTCGTTGCTCTTCGGTCTGGCCGGCAGCACCCGGTTGTCGGTCATCTCCGAAACGATCACGATGCACGGCACCAGCAATCCGATCCTCTCTCTAGCGCTGGTGATGCTCGCGGTCGGATTTGGCTTCAAACTGGCGGTCGTCCCTTTTCACATGTGGACGCCCGATGTGTATCAAGGCGCACCCACATCCGTCACAGCGTTTATGGCCGTGGCCTCGAAAGCGGCCAGTTTCGGCGCCTTCCTTCGGGTCTTCGTGGAAGGCCTGGGAGGGGCCAGCGCCGATTGGTCGATCCTGTTCACGATTATCTGTCTGGCCACTCTTGCCCTGGGCAATCTCGTGGCGATCGTCCAGACCAACATCAAGCGTATGCTCGCCTATTCCAGCATCGCTCACGCAGGATATGCGCTCATTGGCGTGGTGGTCGCAGGAGGACATCGCGGTGACGGCGCCGGAGGCGGATTTGCCAGCGTGCTGCTCTATATTGCGATCTATTCATTTATGACGCTGGGAGCCTTTGCCCTGATCGGCATGTTGCGCAAGGAAGGACAGGAGAGCGAGAACATCGAAGACTATGCAGGCCTTGCCAAACGGGAGCCGCTGGCCGCATTCTTCATGCTGGTGTTTCTGGTCTCGCTGGCCGGTATCCCCCCGACGGCGGGCTTCATCGGCAAGTTCTATATTTTTATGGCCGCCGTGAACGGCGGTATGACCTGGCTGGCAGTCGTGGCCGTCATTTTTGCCGCGATTTCGGCCTTTTATTATCTGCGCATCGTCATGGTCATGTACATGCGCGAGCCGGAGGGAACTGCCGCCTCTCAGTCCCGGCTGGAAACGTCCCCCGCATTGTCGTTCGTCCTGGCCTGCGCCCTCGCCGGCGTCGTCTTACTCGGTCTATTCCCCAACGGCCTCTGGTCGTTGGCCACCCATGCGGCACCGCTTCTGAAGTAG
- a CDS encoding autoinducer binding domain-containing protein — protein MNQPGLSAKEFQRLGEIMYDARSVNRSEGVWKLVSALQQVVPYEFSGCGGVDLLHGIDPDLGHSTYPREFCQLYMGQGLAADPAVNRLITSGQSVTSSADEPAFSEPKDITSLKMDFGIKTCLSAGVRGEQGACSYFAFSNFDAKHMDKLRLLLDILTPHFHLSYMRCTSTWSPKRPPQPATLLSKREEEILRWVAAGKTNWEVSVILKVSLNTVKFHLKNIFQKIGVENRWSAIAYWQTGEQHRPVSSPPSDDRSPSDSNRAG, from the coding sequence ATGAACCAGCCGGGATTGTCTGCAAAGGAATTTCAGCGACTCGGCGAAATCATGTATGACGCTCGCTCCGTGAATCGAAGCGAAGGCGTGTGGAAACTCGTCTCCGCCCTCCAGCAAGTTGTCCCCTATGAATTTTCCGGATGCGGTGGAGTAGACCTGCTCCACGGGATCGATCCGGATCTTGGGCATTCCACGTATCCCCGGGAATTTTGCCAACTCTATATGGGCCAGGGACTGGCGGCAGACCCTGCCGTAAACCGGTTGATCACCTCTGGACAGTCCGTCACATCCAGCGCCGACGAACCGGCGTTTTCCGAACCCAAAGACATCACCTCGCTCAAAATGGATTTCGGCATCAAGACCTGCCTGTCAGCCGGCGTGCGTGGGGAGCAAGGCGCCTGTTCCTATTTCGCCTTCAGTAACTTTGACGCCAAGCACATGGACAAATTGCGCCTGCTGCTCGACATCCTCACTCCGCACTTCCACTTAAGCTACATGCGATGCACTTCGACATGGAGTCCCAAACGGCCGCCTCAACCGGCTACCCTATTAAGCAAGCGCGAGGAAGAAATTCTTCGATGGGTGGCGGCGGGTAAAACGAATTGGGAAGTTTCCGTCATCCTCAAGGTCAGTTTGAATACGGTGAAGTTCCACCTCAAGAATATTTTCCAGAAAATCGGAGTCGAGAATCGATGGAGTGCGATCGCTTACTGGCAAACCGGCGAACAACATCGACCCGTCTCCTCACCGCCCAGTGACGATCGTTCGCCTTCAGATTCCAACCGCGCAGGCTAA
- the uvrC gene encoding excinuclease ABC subunit UvrC codes for MSDSHNALQSKLDHLPDQPGCYLFRDAKKEILYVGKAAVLADRVRSYFQKGTDQTPKTSLLVSEIADLETIVTRSELEALILESNLIKRHRPRFNIVLRDDKQYPYLRLPIKDAFPRLSIVRRVQKDGALYYGPYTPAGALRETLKVIRKAFPLATCEIEIDGKADRACIEFEIKRCMAPCTGNQSRDEYHLIVKQVRQFLEGRDRELLDGLRQNMEDAADQEEFEEAARIRDRLFSVERTLEKQRITQVSTTDQDVVGLARQGTAADLQLLFVRGGLLIGRKDFFWPQSADSSDEELVRSAIEQFYNKEGQPPKELLVPIDLADTPLIEQWLTDKRGDAVRLLAPERGTKHQLVLLAEENAAAAIADHLRNEALDRQATAELKRLLRLDIAPRRIEGFDISNIMGNQSVASLVVWEDGQAKKADYRKFRIQTVEGANDFASMQEAVMRRYGATEDLARPDLILIDGGLGQLSAAIEGLKQVGQEHIPIIGLAKARGEKEERIFLPGRKNPIILRPTSPATHLVQRIRDEAHRFAVTYHRNLRGKALLSSELDQIAGIGKIRRKRLLKQFGGLQQIAAATDDQLKTAGLDQNTIAALRKALTPA; via the coding sequence ATGTCTGATTCCCACAACGCACTCCAATCCAAACTCGACCATCTCCCCGACCAACCGGGCTGTTATCTCTTTCGAGACGCAAAGAAAGAGATCCTCTATGTCGGCAAAGCTGCCGTGCTGGCAGACCGCGTGCGTTCCTATTTTCAGAAGGGCACGGACCAGACCCCCAAGACCAGCTTGCTCGTCAGCGAGATCGCCGACCTCGAGACCATTGTCACCCGCTCCGAGCTGGAAGCACTGATCCTTGAGAGCAATCTCATCAAGCGTCACCGCCCCCGGTTCAATATCGTCCTGCGCGACGACAAGCAGTACCCCTACCTACGGCTACCGATCAAAGACGCCTTTCCACGGCTCTCCATCGTCCGGCGTGTACAAAAAGACGGAGCACTCTACTATGGCCCCTACACGCCGGCCGGAGCGCTGCGTGAAACCCTCAAGGTCATTCGCAAGGCGTTTCCACTCGCCACCTGCGAAATCGAGATCGACGGCAAGGCCGATCGGGCCTGTATCGAGTTTGAAATCAAACGCTGCATGGCTCCCTGCACCGGCAATCAGTCGCGGGACGAGTATCACCTCATCGTGAAACAGGTGCGCCAGTTTCTGGAGGGCCGCGACCGCGAACTGCTGGACGGTCTGCGGCAGAACATGGAGGATGCGGCAGACCAGGAAGAATTCGAAGAGGCGGCCCGCATACGGGATCGGCTGTTCAGCGTCGAACGCACTCTGGAAAAGCAGCGCATTACCCAGGTCAGCACGACCGACCAAGATGTGGTCGGTCTGGCCCGTCAGGGCACCGCAGCCGATCTGCAGCTCCTCTTCGTGCGCGGAGGCTTGTTGATCGGGCGAAAAGATTTCTTTTGGCCGCAGTCCGCCGACTCTAGCGATGAGGAACTTGTCCGCTCAGCCATCGAGCAGTTCTACAACAAGGAGGGGCAGCCGCCAAAAGAGCTGCTCGTCCCAATCGACCTCGCCGATACACCCCTGATCGAACAATGGTTGACAGACAAACGCGGCGATGCCGTTCGGCTTTTGGCCCCGGAACGAGGCACGAAACATCAGTTGGTATTGCTCGCGGAAGAAAATGCTGCGGCCGCCATTGCCGACCATTTACGCAATGAAGCCTTGGACCGGCAGGCCACGGCGGAACTGAAGCGCCTGCTTCGCCTGGACATCGCGCCTCGCCGTATCGAGGGGTTCGACATCTCCAATATCATGGGCAATCAGTCCGTCGCCTCACTGGTGGTCTGGGAAGACGGCCAGGCCAAGAAGGCCGATTACCGGAAGTTTCGCATTCAGACGGTGGAAGGGGCCAACGATTTCGCCAGCATGCAAGAAGCCGTGATGCGGCGATACGGGGCCACAGAGGACCTTGCGCGCCCGGATCTGATCTTAATCGACGGTGGCCTGGGCCAGCTGAGCGCCGCCATCGAAGGCCTGAAACAGGTGGGGCAGGAGCACATTCCCATCATCGGCCTCGCGAAGGCGCGTGGCGAGAAGGAGGAACGCATTTTTCTCCCGGGTCGCAAAAACCCGATCATTCTTCGTCCCACCTCTCCCGCCACCCACCTCGTGCAGCGTATCCGGGATGAAGCTCACCGCTTCGCCGTCACGTATCATCGAAATCTGCGCGGCAAGGCGCTGCTCTCATCAGAACTCGACCAGATCGCCGGTATCGGCAAGATCCGCAGAAAACGGCTCCTGAAGCAGTTCGGGGGCCTCCAGCAGATCGCCGCCGCCACCGATGATCAACTCAAGACCGCCGGGCTCGATCAGAACACCATCGCCGCACTACGTAAAGCCCTCACGCCTGCCTGA
- a CDS encoding YihY/virulence factor BrkB family protein, which translates to MTELTFLSNVFDTFRRRGCPSLAASLAFYSILSLFPMVFLLLYGISFIVSQDVIGYQFLLGFLKGFLPSMGERLARDIRRVAEQEEVRWAVFLAFGWFSALVFYELDYAMNTVFGTAAKRHPLISTLVAVALIWMLGILTLISFVATQAIELLTTYAPRFLGMNLVAIAAHDFLLTYSLPFLLAFASVTCLYRFLPHQRPTWREATIGGAVFSLLWVSAKALFVTYLEDAAVYTQLYGSLLEVVLLLLWVYYSSALVLLGAVVTHECQCRRPVSLDDAAILPG; encoded by the coding sequence ATGACTGAACTCACATTTCTCTCCAATGTCTTCGATACCTTCCGGCGGCGAGGCTGTCCCAGCCTGGCCGCCTCTCTGGCCTTCTACTCGATTCTTTCTCTTTTTCCGATGGTCTTCCTGCTGCTCTATGGCATCAGCTTCATCGTGAGCCAGGATGTGATCGGCTATCAGTTTCTGCTTGGCTTCCTCAAGGGTTTTCTCCCCAGCATGGGTGAACGTCTGGCCAGGGATATCAGACGGGTGGCGGAACAGGAAGAAGTCCGGTGGGCGGTCTTTCTGGCATTCGGCTGGTTCAGCGCCTTGGTGTTTTACGAACTCGATTATGCCATGAACACCGTCTTCGGGACGGCGGCCAAGCGGCATCCGCTGATCTCGACACTCGTCGCCGTGGCCCTGATCTGGATGTTGGGCATTCTGACCCTGATTTCTTTCGTGGCGACCCAGGCGATCGAGTTGCTGACAACCTATGCCCCTCGCTTCCTCGGTATGAACCTGGTGGCGATCGCAGCCCATGACTTCCTGCTCACCTATTCCCTGCCGTTCCTCCTCGCCTTCGCCTCCGTCACCTGTTTGTACCGGTTCCTTCCGCACCAGCGTCCGACCTGGCGGGAGGCCACCATCGGCGGCGCGGTCTTCAGCCTCTTATGGGTTTCTGCCAAAGCCCTTTTCGTGACCTATCTGGAAGATGCTGCCGTCTATACCCAACTCTACGGTTCCCTGCTCGAAGTCGTGTTACTGCTGCTGTGGGTGTACTATTCATCGGCGCTGGTGCTGCTGGGAGCCGTGGTCACCCACGAGTGCCAATGCCGACGCCCGGTCAGCCTGGATGATGCAGCCATACTCCCCGGCTAG